A section of the Sphingomonas ginsenosidivorax genome encodes:
- the feoB gene encoding ferrous iron transport protein B: MNAAPLVALVGNPNAGKSALFNALTGARQKVGNYPGVTVERKAGRLVLDDGRPVELVDLPGAYSLEPSSPDERVTRDVVTGTQDGERLPDALVVVVDASNLDNHLRFTLQLIALGLPVVVALNMVDLAERDGLTLDADILSRELGVPVIPTVAVRRRGLDALRAELGSIVVNGPMRLRASTGAAQEDIVTLQRRARRIANAATVSETKVRRWTHMLDAVALHPVAGPILLLVVMFTMFQAVFSWAQPFMDVIDGGFAWLQATIAAEFAPSLLRSLIADGVIAGVGAVIVFLPQILILFLFILVLEASGYMVRAAFLMDRVMASVGLSGRAFIPLLSSFACAIPGIMATRTIDDEKDRLTTILIAPLMTCSARLPVYTLIIGAFIPNTQVLPFVGLQGLVMLGLYVMGILGAFVAALVLRRTVTKGVSSGFMMEMPKYQWPQWRDVAIGLWSRAQIFLKRAGGIILISTVILWVMLSFPKPPEGSKVSNVDYSVAGRIANGIAPVFAPIGFNRDIVLALIPAMAAREVAVAAIGTVYAIDDPESNQGGPNSENRAMIDNLRGRWSLPTALAFLMWFVFAPQCISTIAVTRRETNGWKWPAFMVGYLFCAAYIMAGITYWLAVLAGL; this comes from the coding sequence ATGAACGCTGCACCATTGGTGGCGTTGGTCGGCAATCCCAATGCCGGCAAGAGTGCGCTGTTCAACGCGCTGACCGGCGCGCGGCAGAAGGTCGGCAATTATCCCGGCGTGACGGTCGAGCGGAAGGCAGGGCGCCTGGTGCTCGACGACGGCCGCCCGGTCGAGCTGGTCGACCTGCCCGGCGCCTACAGCCTCGAACCCTCGTCCCCGGACGAGCGCGTCACGCGCGACGTCGTCACCGGCACGCAGGACGGCGAACGCCTGCCCGACGCGCTGGTCGTCGTGGTCGATGCCTCCAATCTCGACAACCACCTGCGCTTCACGCTGCAGCTGATCGCGCTGGGCCTCCCGGTCGTGGTCGCGCTCAACATGGTCGATCTCGCCGAGCGCGACGGGTTGACGCTCGACGCGGACATATTGTCGCGCGAGCTCGGCGTGCCGGTGATCCCGACCGTCGCGGTGCGGCGGCGCGGGCTCGACGCACTGCGCGCCGAGCTCGGCAGCATCGTCGTCAACGGGCCGATGCGGCTGCGCGCCTCTACCGGCGCGGCGCAGGAGGACATCGTCACGCTGCAGCGTCGCGCACGGCGGATCGCCAATGCGGCGACGGTGTCGGAGACCAAGGTCCGTCGCTGGACGCACATGCTCGACGCGGTCGCGCTGCACCCGGTCGCGGGGCCGATCCTGCTGCTCGTCGTGATGTTCACGATGTTCCAGGCGGTGTTCAGCTGGGCGCAGCCGTTCATGGACGTGATCGACGGCGGCTTCGCCTGGCTGCAGGCGACCATCGCCGCCGAATTCGCGCCGTCGCTGCTCCGCTCGCTGATTGCGGACGGCGTAATCGCGGGCGTCGGCGCGGTGATCGTGTTCCTGCCGCAGATCCTGATCCTCTTCCTGTTCATCCTCGTGCTCGAGGCGAGCGGCTACATGGTGCGCGCCGCGTTCCTGATGGACCGCGTGATGGCGAGCGTCGGGCTGTCGGGGCGCGCGTTCATCCCGCTGCTGTCGAGCTTCGCCTGCGCGATCCCCGGGATCATGGCGACGCGGACGATCGACGACGAGAAGGACCGTCTGACCACGATCCTGATCGCACCGCTGATGACGTGCAGCGCGCGGCTGCCGGTCTACACCCTCATCATCGGCGCGTTCATTCCGAACACGCAGGTGCTGCCGTTCGTCGGGCTGCAGGGGCTGGTGATGCTCGGGCTCTACGTCATGGGCATCCTCGGCGCGTTCGTCGCCGCGCTGGTGCTGCGCCGGACGGTCACCAAGGGCGTCTCGTCGGGCTTCATGATGGAGATGCCCAAATATCAGTGGCCGCAGTGGCGTGACGTCGCGATCGGGCTGTGGAGCCGCGCGCAGATCTTCCTCAAGCGCGCCGGCGGGATCATCCTGATCTCGACCGTGATCCTGTGGGTGATGCTGAGCTTCCCCAAGCCGCCCGAGGGCAGCAAGGTCTCGAACGTCGATTATTCGGTCGCCGGGCGGATCGCCAACGGCATCGCGCCGGTGTTCGCGCCGATCGGCTTCAACCGCGACATTGTGCTCGCGCTGATCCCGGCGATGGCGGCACGCGAGGTCGCGGTGGCGGCGATCGGGACGGTGTACGCAATCGACGATCCCGAGAGCAACCAGGGCGGCCCCAATTCTGAGAACCGCGCGATGATCGACAATTTGCGCGGCCGCTGGAGCCTGCCGACCGCGCTCGCCTTCCTGATGTGGTTCGTGTTCGCGCCGCAGTGCATTTCCACGATCGCGGTCACCCGGCGCGAGACGAATGGGTGGAAATGGCCGGCCTTCATGGTTGGCTATTTGTTCTGCGCGGCGTACATCATGGCCGGCATCACATACTGGCTGGCGGTCCTCGCCGGCCTGTAG
- a CDS encoding family 43 glycosylhydrolase produces the protein MTINRRDLLNGVVLGGVAAAAPVDALAARRPTGSAPVPVPAPAPGWRRGFDGQRVCDLDDGRFLNPLLAGDHPDPAILKDGADYYMTFSSFDSYPGLTIWHSRDLVNWQPRGPALTRNIGSVWAVSLEKHAGRYFLYIPVKASPNSIFVIWADHIDGPWSDPVDLGLHAHIDPCHAVGEDGSRWLFLSGGDRIRLAPDGLSTVGAVEHVYDPWRYPDDWDVEGFSPEGPKIVAHGGWFYMITAVGGTAGPPTGHMVIVARSRSIHGPWVNDPGNPVVRTVSTDEKWWSRGHASLVEAPDGSWWSVYHGFENGYWTLGRQALLDPIRWTADGWFRTTGGDLSAPIAKPRGGTAVPHGQPLSDDFATLKLGARWNFFRPTPTERDRVRVEGRALVLRAAGTAPSDSSPLLLTAGDQAYRFDCDIEIAPGGTAGLILFYDDKLYCGLGFDERRFVTHQYGIERGRPANPHGRRMRIRITNTRHIVAIHTSGDDGRSWQRFDRGMEVSGYHHNVRGGFLMLRPGLYSAGAGEARFRDFRFTAL, from the coding sequence ATGACCATCAATCGCCGCGACCTGTTGAACGGTGTCGTGCTGGGCGGCGTCGCCGCGGCAGCGCCTGTCGACGCACTGGCTGCCCGCCGCCCGACCGGCTCGGCGCCCGTACCCGTACCCGCCCCCGCTCCCGGCTGGCGCCGCGGTTTCGACGGCCAGCGCGTCTGCGATCTGGACGACGGCCGGTTCCTGAACCCGTTGCTTGCCGGCGACCATCCCGATCCCGCCATCCTGAAGGACGGTGCGGACTATTACATGACGTTCAGCAGCTTCGACAGCTATCCGGGGCTGACGATCTGGCATTCGCGCGACCTAGTGAACTGGCAACCGCGCGGGCCTGCGCTGACGCGCAACATCGGTTCGGTCTGGGCCGTCAGCCTGGAAAAGCATGCCGGCCGCTATTTCCTCTACATCCCGGTCAAGGCGAGCCCGAACAGCATCTTCGTGATCTGGGCGGACCATATCGACGGCCCGTGGAGCGACCCCGTCGACCTGGGGCTGCACGCGCATATCGACCCGTGCCATGCGGTCGGCGAGGACGGGTCGCGCTGGCTGTTCCTGTCGGGCGGCGACCGGATCAGGCTTGCCCCCGACGGGCTGTCGACGGTCGGCGCGGTCGAGCATGTCTATGATCCGTGGCGCTATCCCGACGACTGGGACGTTGAGGGATTCTCGCCCGAAGGACCCAAGATCGTCGCGCATGGCGGCTGGTTCTACATGATCACCGCGGTCGGCGGCACCGCGGGGCCGCCGACCGGGCACATGGTCATCGTCGCGCGCTCGCGCTCGATCCACGGGCCCTGGGTCAACGATCCCGGCAATCCGGTGGTGCGGACCGTCTCGACCGACGAGAAATGGTGGTCGCGCGGGCATGCCTCGCTGGTCGAGGCCCCCGATGGCAGCTGGTGGTCGGTCTATCACGGGTTCGAGAACGGCTATTGGACGCTGGGGCGGCAGGCGCTGCTCGATCCGATCCGCTGGACCGCGGACGGCTGGTTCCGGACGACGGGCGGCGACCTGTCCGCACCGATCGCCAAGCCGCGCGGCGGGACGGCCGTACCGCACGGCCAACCGCTGTCCGACGATTTCGCGACGCTGAAGCTCGGCGCGCGGTGGAATTTCTTCCGCCCGACACCCACCGAGCGCGACCGTGTCCGCGTCGAAGGCCGCGCGCTGGTGCTGAGGGCCGCCGGGACCGCGCCGAGCGATTCGTCACCGCTGCTGCTGACCGCGGGGGACCAGGCCTATCGGTTCGACTGCGATATCGAGATCGCGCCGGGCGGCACCGCGGGGCTGATCCTGTTCTACGACGACAAGCTCTATTGCGGGCTCGGCTTCGACGAGCGCCGGTTCGTGACGCACCAATACGGCATCGAGCGCGGCCGCCCGGCCAACCCGCATGGCCGCCGCATGCGGATCCGCATCACCAACACGCGGCATATCGTCGCGATCCATACCAGCGGCGACGACGGCCGCAGCTGGCAGCGCTTCGATCGCGGGATGGAAGTCTCGGGCTACCACCACAATGTCCGCGGCGGGTTCCTGATGCTGCGGCCCGGACTCTATTCGGCGGGGGCCGGGGAGGCGCGCTTCCGCGACTTCCGCTTCACGGCGCTGTAG
- the ssb gene encoding single-stranded DNA-binding protein, whose protein sequence is MAGSVNKVIIVGNLGRDPESKAFQNGGKVVNLRIATSESWKDKMSGERKEKTEWHSVAIFNEGLANVAEKYLRKGSKVYIEGALQTRKWQDQSGADKYSTEIVLQGFNSVLVMLDGPGGGQGGGGGARGGGGDDWAGGGNDFGGGGYGGGGGGGYGGGGGSRGGGGGGAPAGGARGGFSDDLDDDVPF, encoded by the coding sequence GTGGCAGGCAGCGTCAACAAGGTCATCATCGTCGGCAATCTGGGGCGCGACCCCGAGAGCAAGGCGTTCCAGAACGGCGGCAAGGTCGTCAACCTGCGCATCGCGACGTCCGAGTCCTGGAAGGACAAGATGTCGGGCGAGCGCAAGGAAAAGACCGAATGGCATTCGGTCGCGATCTTCAACGAAGGGCTCGCCAACGTCGCGGAGAAGTATCTGCGCAAGGGCTCGAAGGTCTATATCGAGGGCGCGCTGCAGACCCGCAAATGGCAGGACCAGTCGGGCGCGGACAAATATTCGACCGAGATCGTGCTGCAGGGCTTCAACAGCGTGCTGGTGATGCTCGACGGTCCCGGCGGCGGCCAGGGTGGCGGCGGCGGGGCACGCGGCGGCGGCGGTGACGACTGGGCCGGCGGCGGCAACGACTTCGGCGGCGGCGGTTACGGTGGCGGTGGTGGCGGCGGCTATGGCGGCGGCGGCGGAAGCCGTGGCGGCGGCGGTGGCGGTGCACCGGCCGGTGGCGCGCGTGGCGGCTTCTCGGACGATCTCGACGACGACGTGCCGTTCTGA
- the tsaD gene encoding tRNA (adenosine(37)-N6)-threonylcarbamoyltransferase complex transferase subunit TsaD, with translation MIILGIESSCDETAAALVTGDRQVLAHRLLGQEAAHAPFGGVVPEIAARAHVEALEPLIVAALADAKLTLADVDAVAATAGPGLIGGVMVGLVTGKALAHAAGKPLVAVNHLEGHALSPRLSDSDLEFPYLLLLVSGGHCQLLLVEGVGRYRRLATTIDDAAGEAFDKTAKILGLGFPGGPAVERAAALGNPKAVPLPRPLKGSAEPHFSFAGLKSAVARAAGDYTPEDLAASFQAAVVDCLIDRTTRALGRVHGATALVVAGGVAANGAVRSALQALATAHGLRFVAPPLWLCTDNAAMIAWAGAERFAAGLTDPLDVAARPRWPLDPGAETVRGAGVKA, from the coding sequence ATGATCATCCTCGGCATCGAATCCTCCTGCGACGAAACCGCCGCCGCGCTCGTGACCGGCGACCGCCAGGTTCTCGCGCACCGGCTGCTCGGACAGGAAGCCGCGCACGCGCCGTTCGGCGGCGTCGTCCCCGAAATCGCCGCGCGCGCGCATGTCGAGGCGCTGGAGCCGCTGATCGTCGCGGCACTCGCCGATGCGAAGCTGACGCTCGCGGATGTCGACGCGGTCGCCGCGACCGCGGGGCCCGGGCTGATCGGCGGCGTGATGGTCGGGCTGGTGACGGGCAAGGCGCTCGCGCACGCAGCAGGGAAACCGCTGGTCGCGGTCAACCATCTGGAGGGCCATGCGCTCAGCCCGCGGCTGTCCGACTCCGATCTGGAGTTTCCGTACCTCCTGCTGCTCGTCTCGGGCGGGCATTGCCAGCTGCTGCTGGTCGAGGGCGTCGGGCGCTATCGCCGGCTCGCGACCACGATCGACGATGCGGCGGGTGAGGCGTTCGACAAGACCGCGAAGATACTGGGGCTCGGCTTTCCGGGCGGTCCGGCGGTCGAGCGCGCGGCGGCGCTGGGCAATCCGAAGGCGGTGCCGCTGCCGCGTCCGCTGAAGGGATCGGCCGAACCGCATTTCTCGTTCGCGGGGCTGAAAAGCGCGGTCGCGCGCGCGGCGGGCGACTACACCCCCGAGGACCTGGCGGCGTCGTTCCAGGCCGCGGTGGTCGACTGCCTGATCGATCGCACGACCCGGGCGCTGGGGCGCGTCCACGGCGCGACCGCGCTGGTCGTCGCGGGCGGGGTCGCGGCGAACGGCGCGGTGCGATCGGCGTTGCAGGCGCTGGCGACCGCGCACGGGCTGCGCTTCGTCGCGCCGCCGCTGTGGCTGTGCACCGACAATGCCGCGATGATCGCCTGGGCGGGGGCGGAGCGCTTCGCCGCCGGGCTCACCGATCCGCTCGACGTCGCCGCGCGCCCGCGATGGCCGCTCGACCCGGGGGCGGAGACGGTACGCGGTGCGGGGGTGAAGGCATGA
- a CDS encoding sensor histidine kinase: MAVDSDLGPEEAIRTRVIASYDVAGARVAGQLDDLVAFAAELCGAPVALVSLVEEEYQRFLARAGTDLLATPRSQSFCAHAMLGHDVMQVPDARADPRFADNALVTGPPFIRFYAGAPLVSSEGVPLGALCVIDSEPRAALTPLQHRGLRILAKAAMGRLDDRRVAREQGMAEAESRRVLEASDLKFRTLADTMPQMVWSTLPDGFHDYYNARWYDFTGAPEGTTDGEGWNGMFHVEDQDRAWAAWRHSLATGEPYAIEYRLRHFDGTYRWVLGRALPVRDADGAIMRWFGTCTDIHEQKLAYEEREVISQELSHRIKNIFAVISGLIAFAARGKPEFAATAADLRHRITALGRAHDFVRPHSAGSRPTARQDSLHGLLADLFEPYQQGDGTRLMVVGDDVRVDDRSATPIALLFHELATNATKYGALSTAAGTVQVTISAGTETVLVTWSELGGPTLEAPAGRAGFGSQLIELSAVRQLGGTVERDWRPEGLVMEIAVPTNALSRA; encoded by the coding sequence GTGGCCGTCGATAGCGATTTGGGACCTGAGGAGGCGATCCGCACGCGCGTGATCGCCTCCTATGATGTCGCCGGCGCGCGCGTCGCCGGGCAGCTCGACGATCTCGTCGCGTTCGCCGCGGAACTGTGCGGCGCGCCGGTCGCGCTCGTCAGCCTGGTCGAGGAGGAATATCAGCGGTTCCTGGCGCGCGCCGGGACCGACCTGCTCGCGACGCCGCGCAGCCAGTCCTTCTGCGCGCACGCGATGCTCGGCCATGACGTGATGCAGGTGCCCGATGCGCGCGCCGACCCGCGCTTCGCCGACAATGCGCTGGTCACCGGCCCGCCGTTCATCCGCTTCTACGCGGGAGCACCGCTGGTCTCGAGCGAGGGCGTGCCGCTCGGCGCGCTCTGCGTGATCGATTCCGAGCCGCGCGCCGCGCTGACCCCGTTGCAGCATCGCGGACTGCGGATCCTCGCAAAGGCGGCGATGGGCCGCCTCGACGATCGCCGCGTCGCGCGCGAACAGGGCATGGCCGAGGCCGAGTCGCGCCGCGTGCTCGAGGCCAGCGACCTGAAATTTCGCACGCTGGCCGACACCATGCCGCAGATGGTCTGGTCGACGCTGCCCGACGGGTTCCACGATTACTACAACGCACGCTGGTACGACTTCACCGGCGCGCCCGAGGGGACGACCGACGGCGAGGGCTGGAACGGGATGTTCCATGTCGAGGACCAGGACCGGGCCTGGGCCGCGTGGCGGCATTCGCTCGCCACCGGCGAACCCTATGCGATCGAATATCGCCTGCGCCATTTCGACGGCACCTATCGCTGGGTGCTCGGGCGCGCGCTGCCGGTGCGCGACGCGGACGGCGCGATCATGCGCTGGTTCGGGACGTGTACCGACATCCACGAACAGAAGCTGGCCTATGAGGAGCGCGAGGTCATCAGCCAGGAGCTGAGCCACCGCATCAAGAACATCTTCGCGGTGATCTCGGGGCTGATCGCGTTCGCGGCGCGCGGCAAGCCCGAATTCGCCGCGACCGCGGCCGACCTGCGGCACCGCATCACCGCGCTGGGCCGCGCGCACGACTTCGTCCGGCCGCACAGCGCGGGCTCGCGGCCGACCGCGCGGCAGGACAGCCTGCACGGACTGCTCGCCGACCTGTTCGAACCGTATCAGCAGGGCGACGGCACGCGCCTGATGGTGGTCGGCGACGACGTCCGCGTCGACGACCGCTCGGCGACGCCGATCGCCCTGCTGTTCCACGAGCTCGCCACCAACGCGACGAAATACGGCGCGCTCAGCACGGCGGCCGGGACGGTCCAGGTTACGATTTCGGCGGGGACCGAAACCGTGCTGGTCACCTGGTCCGAACTGGGCGGCCCGACGCTCGAGGCGCCGGCGGGGCGTGCCGGGTTCGGCAGCCAGCTGATCGAGCTCAGCGCGGTGCGACAGCTGGGCGGCACGGTCGAGCGCGACTGGCGTCCGGAGGGGCTGGTGATGGAGATCGCGGTCCCGACGAACGCGCTGAGCCGGGCGTAG
- a CDS encoding FeoA family protein, with protein sequence MDSPYSLETLPRRQHGIVAAIDWARLAGPEARRLRELGFDEGVDVEVLHRAVLGRGPIACRIGRMTVALRRVVAGAIQVSPAHAPAE encoded by the coding sequence ATGGATAGCCCATACAGCCTCGAAACGCTTCCCCGCCGCCAGCACGGCATTGTCGCCGCGATCGACTGGGCGCGGCTGGCGGGTCCCGAGGCGCGGCGCCTGCGCGAACTCGGGTTCGACGAGGGCGTCGATGTCGAGGTGCTGCACCGCGCGGTGCTGGGCCGCGGCCCGATCGCGTGCCGGATCGGCCGGATGACGGTGGCGCTGCGCCGCGTCGTCGCCGGCGCGATCCAGGTATCGCCAGCGCACGCTCCCGCCGAGTAG
- a CDS encoding NAD(P)H-dependent glycerol-3-phosphate dehydrogenase: MIGVIGGGAWGTALAQVAAQRSAVLLWAREEAVVEGINAGHENALFLPGCALDPAIRATGDLAELAACDLLLVVAPAQHVGAVLAAAPVGRIPLVLCAKGIEAGSKRLIGEVARAVHPDAPIAVLSGPTFAHEVAGGMPTAVTLACEDPALGEALAARLAVPHFRTYATTDVIGAEIGGAVKNVLAIGCGVVEGAGLGQNARAALIARGFAEMTRFGLARGARAETLAGLSGLGDLVLTCSSTSSRNFSLGVGLGRGESAATLLADRRTVAEGAFTAPVLHDAARDAGVDMPITEAVCRLLDGAAVGDVIGDLLARPLKGEVG; this comes from the coding sequence ATGATCGGCGTCATCGGCGGCGGCGCCTGGGGCACCGCGCTCGCGCAGGTCGCGGCGCAGCGCAGCGCGGTGCTGCTCTGGGCGCGCGAAGAGGCGGTGGTCGAAGGAATCAACGCGGGCCACGAGAACGCGCTGTTCCTGCCCGGCTGCGCGCTCGACCCCGCGATCCGCGCGACGGGCGACCTGGCCGAGCTCGCCGCGTGCGACCTCCTCCTGGTCGTGGCACCGGCGCAGCATGTCGGCGCGGTGCTCGCGGCGGCGCCGGTCGGCCGCATCCCGCTGGTGCTGTGCGCGAAAGGGATCGAGGCGGGCAGCAAGCGGCTGATCGGCGAGGTCGCGCGCGCGGTGCACCCCGACGCCCCGATCGCGGTGCTGTCGGGCCCGACCTTCGCGCACGAGGTCGCGGGCGGGATGCCGACCGCGGTGACGCTCGCCTGCGAGGATCCCGCGCTCGGCGAGGCGCTCGCGGCACGGCTCGCGGTGCCGCATTTCCGGACCTATGCGACCACCGACGTGATCGGCGCGGAGATCGGCGGCGCGGTGAAGAACGTGCTCGCGATCGGCTGCGGCGTGGTCGAGGGCGCGGGGCTCGGCCAGAATGCGCGCGCGGCGCTGATCGCGCGCGGCTTTGCCGAGATGACGCGGTTCGGGCTCGCGCGCGGCGCGCGAGCGGAAACGCTCGCCGGGCTGTCGGGGCTGGGCGACCTCGTCCTGACCTGTTCGTCGACGAGCTCGCGCAACTTCTCGCTGGGCGTCGGGCTCGGCCGCGGCGAGTCCGCCGCGACGCTGCTCGCCGACCGCCGCACCGTCGCGGAAGGCGCGTTCACTGCGCCCGTGCTGCACGACGCCGCCCGCGATGCCGGCGTCGACATGCCGATCACCGAGGCAGTGTGCCGGTTGCTCGACGGCGCCGCGGTCGGCGACGTGATCGGCGACCTGCTCGCGCGGCCGCTCAAGGGCGAGGTTGGCTGA
- the hemC gene encoding hydroxymethylbilane synthase: MARFRLGTRGSPLALTQAGMVRDALCAAHGWVPEDIETVVIKTTGDRVQDRALAEIGGKALWTKELDRALMAGEIDACVHSMKDVETIRPEQIRIAAMLPRADVRDRLIGAERIEDLRDGAVVGTSSPRRRAQLLRLRPDLDIVLIRGNVDTRLAKVAGGDMDATLLAAAGLDRLGRDECGHAIPTDVMLPAPAQGAVGIEVLAGSTAHAIVEAIDHADTSACVRAERALLARLGADCHSPVAALAALAGETLSLRAELIAEDGACDVAGSIEGALGDDLGTALAVDLLTRAPDSVRRLFAA; encoded by the coding sequence ATGGCTCGTTTCCGGCTCGGCACGCGCGGTTCGCCGCTGGCTCTCACCCAGGCGGGGATGGTCCGCGACGCGCTGTGCGCCGCGCATGGCTGGGTGCCCGAGGACATCGAGACGGTGGTGATCAAGACCACCGGCGACCGCGTGCAGGACCGCGCGCTCGCCGAGATCGGCGGCAAGGCGCTGTGGACCAAGGAGCTCGACCGCGCACTGATGGCGGGCGAGATCGACGCGTGCGTGCATTCGATGAAGGACGTCGAGACGATCCGGCCAGAGCAGATCCGCATCGCCGCGATGCTGCCGCGCGCCGACGTCCGCGACCGGCTGATCGGCGCGGAGCGGATCGAGGACCTGCGCGACGGTGCGGTGGTCGGCACGAGCTCGCCGCGCCGCCGCGCGCAGCTGCTGCGGTTGCGCCCCGATCTCGACATCGTGCTGATCCGCGGCAATGTAGATACGCGGCTCGCCAAGGTCGCGGGCGGCGACATGGACGCGACGTTGCTGGCGGCGGCGGGGCTCGACCGGTTGGGCCGCGACGAGTGCGGGCATGCGATCCCGACCGACGTCATGCTGCCGGCGCCTGCGCAGGGCGCGGTCGGGATCGAGGTGCTCGCCGGGAGTACTGCACACGCGATCGTCGAGGCGATCGACCATGCCGACACGAGCGCGTGCGTGCGCGCCGAACGTGCGCTGCTCGCACGGCTGGGGGCGGACTGCCATTCGCCCGTCGCGGCGCTCGCTGCGCTGGCGGGCGAGACGCTCAGTCTGCGCGCCGAACTGATCGCCGAGGACGGGGCATGCGACGTCGCCGGCTCCATCGAGGGGGCGCTCGGCGACGATCTGGGCACCGCGCTCGCGGTCGACCTGCTCACGCGCGCACCCGACAGCGTACGGCGGCTGTTCGCGGCGTGA
- a CDS encoding COQ9 family protein, producing MTEDLTLDEIRDRLAPGIAANAAFDGWGDAARDMAAEGAGIDPDVAALAFPGGAVDMIDAWFASIDAAMAQALPPETLATMKIRARIAALVEARIDAVAPYRESLRRALAILALPQNVARGAKLGWRTVDGMWRAAGDVATDYNHYTKRTILFGVYGATMTVLLDDDSEGQADTRAFLARRIDGIMAFEKAKAGFLARTANRPSLSRFVGRLRYPVR from the coding sequence ATGACCGAAGACCTGACGCTCGACGAGATTCGCGACCGGCTCGCACCCGGCATCGCCGCCAATGCGGCGTTCGACGGCTGGGGCGACGCCGCGCGCGACATGGCGGCCGAGGGTGCCGGGATCGATCCCGACGTCGCGGCGCTCGCCTTTCCCGGCGGCGCGGTGGACATGATCGACGCGTGGTTCGCGAGCATCGACGCCGCGATGGCGCAGGCGCTGCCGCCGGAGACGCTCGCGACGATGAAGATCCGCGCGCGGATCGCCGCCCTGGTCGAGGCACGGATCGATGCGGTCGCGCCGTACCGCGAATCGCTGCGCCGGGCCCTGGCGATCCTCGCGCTGCCGCAGAACGTCGCGCGCGGCGCGAAGCTCGGGTGGCGCACCGTCGACGGCATGTGGCGCGCCGCGGGCGACGTCGCGACCGATTACAACCACTATACCAAGCGCACGATCCTGTTCGGCGTCTACGGCGCGACGATGACCGTGCTGCTCGACGACGACAGCGAGGGGCAGGCGGACACGCGTGCGTTCCTGGCGCGGCGGATCGACGGGATCATGGCGTTCGAGAAGGCCAAGGCGGGCTTCCTCGCGCGGACCGCCAACCGGCCGAGCCTGTCGCGGTTCGTCGGGCGGTTGCGGTACCCGGTACGGTAG